One region of Macadamia integrifolia cultivar HAES 741 chromosome 11, SCU_Mint_v3, whole genome shotgun sequence genomic DNA includes:
- the LOC122093452 gene encoding uncharacterized protein LOC122093452 isoform X2, protein MASDTVEVASSENTAGIIDAVPPITSGNSISIQDSDIQSHNLASALISGSLFDVDEESFPSSVQEIHEIFPTKDVDTHQGVNEIETGPSPPLVADDAAANNIASQNEPLPDNQTSTTSLPPLDDADDVIEASELHSGSAGLSFHAPNERDSVDASSETSTYGGVEGHCQISNDLLMLCEDKHEKKISSGQTVGGSLPLPSKEIFCGSDCDDDCDDHEEDLSVISEDAVVSQSHLASHNVTGDGEPHTSSSHHSGS, encoded by the coding sequence ATGGCATCGGATACCGTTGAAGTTGCCAGTTCTGAAAATACTGCTGGAATTATAGATGCAGTTCCACCTATTACTTCTGGAAACTCCATCTCTATTCAGGATTCAGACATCCAATCACATAATTTGGCTTCTGCATTAATTTCTGGAAGCCTTTTTGACGTGGATGAGGAATCATTTCCTTCATCTGTTCAAGAAATTCATGAAATCTTCCCAACCAAAGATGTAGATACCCATCAAGGTGTTAATGAGATAGAAACTGGACCTAGTCCTCCATTGGTAGCTGACGATGCCGCTGCAAACAACATTGCTTCTCAGAATGAACCTCTTCCAGATAACCAAACATCCACAACATCATTACCTCCTCTAGATGATGCGGATGATGTAATAGAGGCTAGTGAGCTGCATTCTGGATCTGCTGGATTGTCTTTCCATGCGCCCAATGAGAGAGATTCAGTTGATGCATCTTCAGAAACTTCGACTTATGGAGGAGTTGAAGGCCATTGCCAAATCTCCAATGATCTGCTGATGTTATGTGAAgacaaacatgaaaaaaaaatttcttctggCCAAACAGTTGGAGGATCATTGCCACTTCCTTCAAAGGAGATATTCTGTGGTTCTGATTGTGATGATGATTGTGATGATCATGAAGAGGATCTTTCAGTCATATCTGAAGATGCTGTAGTTTCACAAAGTCATCTGGCCAGTCATAATGTGACTGGTGATGGAGAGCCGCATACATCAAGTAGCCACCATTCTGGGAGTTAA